TTGAATGCCAATCTCAAAATTGAGCTCTTGCCTTTACTCCTCTGCAGGAGGGTCCACCCATCGTCCATGCTCTTTTATTAGATCGATCAAGGCATTGGTTGCATGCTCCATTGCAATTCCACGCTTCACCACAGTCTGTAATTGTAGTAATTCCATTGAACTTATGGTCAAAATCCATTCAGCATAtatagaaaattgaaaaaaaaagttgggttTTCTTTTTCAGGTTGTTAAGATTTAGTAATTTTGGTATAAAGAACATGTTACCTTCCCAACATAGAGGTCAATCTTCCCGGGAGTGCCTCCCACATACCCAAAGTCTGCATCAGCCATCTCCCCTGGTCCATTTACAATGCATCCCATGATTGCAATCTGGTGCAGGAGAAAGTAAACATTGTAAATCAAAGGCTTTTCTCATTTTGTGCAGATAAATCAATTTTCACGGTTGCAATTGGGTGGTAGGAACATGATCTAGAGAGGAAAGGATTAGGTTATTACCGAAACACCAGGGAGGTGTGATGTCTTCTCCCGAATTTGTGCACttacttcttgaagatcaaaCAATGTTCTGCCACAGGATGGACATGAGACATACTCCTGCAAGTTCATGTTTGGCATATCAATAAATAACATGgctatttctttttctagtcAATCTATTTCTAGTCTGCAGTTGAATACATACTGTCTTTGTATTTCTCATTCTGCAGCCTTGCAACAAATTGAAAGAAGTGTttctaataaattcaaaatcctTGTCCGGGGCTTCCAAAAGTAGTCCATCTCCAAGCCCATCAACCAGAAGGGCTCCAGCATCAGAACCAGCACCAATTACCAAGTCATCCCTATAAGAAGAAATGATTAGATTTCACAAGGACTACATATTTGTTGCATATTTACCATGACTAAAAAATTACCTGTGAATCCCATTTGGGAACTGAATATGGTGAATAACAGGGAAGTTTAGAGAATTGTCAGATAGGTACTCAAATAACCTGacaccaattcaaaatttcaaaagatatcaggattagaaaaattaaattaactaatgaaGCTGTagcctttctttctttccttgtgttatctaaaaaaaatgaagttaattTTATGGAATGGAATCATATATACAAGAATCTCAGATCAATGTAGACTTGTAACTCATCAATTATGATTTTACTATTTAGTGCCCATCAGTGAAATTCAGAAAGCAAGGTCAACTAGTTATTCAAATTGGATTCGCATTGCCATATTGTTGCAACAAATGATTAATCATTTGCAGCATTCTCACCGTCTGGCTGCATGCACTCTGCTAATTCTGTCTTCTGTATAAGGAAGGTCATGGAGAAGCATAGTAGCATCAACACCCTTAAGAATGTCCAGTTCTTCATAAGGCTCATCACCTCGGACAGACACAACCAAGCGTGTTCCTAAAAGGACACCAATTGATATAAAATCACATGTGAGTTTTGAAATGGACAAGGAAAAGATGTTATCAAAGTAAAGTACATGTTAAAAAAATCCATGGACCTTCCTTGCTTTAAATTTTAACAGATGTAGATCCCCCTTTAGCTTTTATGTTATAATTCAAAGCAAGGGAGCTCTACATCATTTTCAAAACAAGGTCtgtttaatgttattaaatCTGAAGGGAGTTCCATGTAATCTATTTAGAATCTTAAAATAGGGGTATCAAAATGAATAGCACACCTTGTGGCAAAAGCTTATAAGCTCCGGTAGATATTTCCTTAAGGTTTACTAGAACCATGGCATTGGGTAATGGCTTTGTTAGCTGCTCTGTCAAAGGAGTTATAACCCCCATGCTGATATCTATCAGTCTCTTGAGTGCTAGTCGCTGATCACAGTATCCAAAATCACAAGGAGGAAAAAACCATTTCAATTGTGACAAATTGACAAAGCAAAAATAGTTTGATGGATAATGAACCAGAAGAAGTAAATGCTTCTATTTAGACTTGGCTGTCAAAGTGGAGATTCTTACAGCATCAGCATCATCTACTGGAGGAAGTTCCCgtaataaaattgaatctaCTGTTGCCAAATCCTGAAAATATAAGACATATTATGTCAATAACTACTTATATAAATTCACAAGAAATTCATTAAACAAAATAGAGTAACAAAAACCTTAAATGGCATGCCAACAATGAGTTTGGCAGCAAGTGACTTGTAGAGGACCTCTGGCATCTGTAAAAATCAGTGCAGGAAAATGAGATGCACATAAACAAATAAACTGATAGAGAAATCCAGTCAGACAAACAGAAGAGTGAACAAGAGAAGCATTAACCAAATGTTACCTTTAACTGATCCAAGGAGACTGACATGAGAACAGAACCGTCACGGTGCAGTGCACCTCTGTAATCCACCTCCTCACCCTATATAAAGATGGAGAGTTCAGTAATAAATGTATGGGCAGTGCCAGAAGAAGGATAAAGTTAAAACAATTTCAGAGTTTGTGTGCAAtgttgaaatatttttagagTTTATAATATATAACCTCTTTTTGCACTGGCAATTGACCAGATCGGCGCTGGAAGTCAAAATAATGTCTGTGCTTTTCTTCAAAAGGTTCCTGATGGAAGTAATGTCATCAAAGGTAAGTTCTTAGTATTTGAGGATACCAGACTTTAGAAATTTTAGGCATGTATAATTGAAGTGTTATTTTGAATCATACCACCCCCTTCTGGAGTTCAGAAGCTCTCATTCCAAGATTTGCCAACCTTCTGCAAGGATCTATCTCCTCTTCTGGTGGTTCT
The nucleotide sequence above comes from Glycine soja cultivar W05 chromosome 11, ASM419377v2, whole genome shotgun sequence. Encoded proteins:
- the LOC114376104 gene encoding 4-hydroxy-3-methylbut-2-en-1-yl diphosphate synthase (ferredoxin), chloroplastic-like; translation: MATGAAVPTTFSTLKTWDSSLGFAKNIDFVRVSDMKSMKSSARKRVSIIRNSNPGQDIAELQPASPGSPLLVPRQKYCESLHKPIRRKTSTVMVGNVAIGSEHPIRIQTMTTTDTKDVAGTVEQVMRIADKGADIVRITVQGKKEADACFEIKNTLVQKNYNIPLVADIHFAPSVALRVAECFDKIRVNPGNFADRRAQFETLEYTEEDYQKELEHIEKVFTPLVEKCKKYGRAMRIGTNHGSLSDRIMSYYGDSPRGMVESAFEFARICRKLDYHNFVFSMKASNPVIMVQAYRLLVAEMYVQGWDYPLHLGVTEAGEGEDGRMKSAIGIGTLLQDGLGDTIRVSLTEPPEEEIDPCRRLANLGMRASELQKGVEPFEEKHRHYFDFQRRSGQLPVQKEGEEVDYRGALHRDGSVLMSVSLDQLKMPEVLYKSLAAKLIVGMPFKDLATVDSILLRELPPVDDADARLALKRLIDISMGVITPLTEQLTKPLPNAMVLVNLKEISTGAYKLLPQGTRLVVSVRGDEPYEELDILKGVDATMLLHDLPYTEDRISRVHAARRLFEYLSDNSLNFPVIHHIQFPNGIHRDDLVIGAGSDAGALLVDGLGDGLLLEAPDKDFEFIRNTSFNLLQGCRMRNTKTEYVSCPSCGRTLFDLQEVSAQIREKTSHLPGVSIAIMGCIVNGPGEMADADFGYVGGTPGKIDLYVGKTVVKRGIAMEHATNALIDLIKEHGRWVDPPAEE